A genomic region of Methylobacterium durans contains the following coding sequences:
- a CDS encoding DUF3971 domain-containing protein gives MVEDTAQGLRPKPPARGWGGVCLLTALSLVFVLGLGIGVALLRLTYGPLRIDGLSSQVASAIADRIGPGWTITLRDSALELDSERSLALRVAGLDIRNPQGALVVRAPLAVVSLDTWSLMRLAVQPRSIEFRDLQMTALVHRDGSIAFAASEPAHPGEAKPHTLPSVDPARGTVSPISAAVASIFGVVLDSAGIVGALDRARITNARLTLVDDDARERAVFERVNGLFGRDAAQEARIFELRIDGPHGEWRFGGNLREAGGTKRTGIITLDDLPVTDLLLLSGQSRLPITTDLKLSAKADVALDGGRIEAMKATLRTSDGSFLIEEKDFNPVTIETLQASASWDEANRALKLDALDYAGAGNAVRLTGAWTESPPGADTAWTATVSGRDAVLRGASAADKPVRIATLDARLSGRSGGIAIDDLAMAGETFGGRITGTIGTSGDDDGLTLHVTASNADVRTALRLWPEHIAPPTRNYLSDELRGGRVDSVDITVDMSAAELAAATKGDPMPDNAVRIAFGVSDATLNVSADAPPLTKGRVSGVITGRTTTIRGVTADIRVSDGRSLAITDGSFVIPEITPDKVVAQIGFHLGGGADALAALLQTKMFRSLTNSDLDPATVRGNADLRVDFPLNLKHLPDLVDLPVTLSGTLTDLTVDKVFGKEKLENGKFAVGYDRGGFSLKGDGRIVGSPITVDLRQPKAGGVGEVLVSLTLDEALRVRKGLPGAPQLTGPIAVRAVVPLGRTGPGKSPVRVEADLSRAGIDGLVPGFVKPAGKPGRLSFNLIDNGPERPTDLRDIVLDAAPASARGTATLSADGGIERADFTTLKLSPGDEMRVSVERGGGGYRLSVKGAVADARPFLRSLTGPDTKTPKDASPKEIEADLALNILTGFNEEALTNASLKLSLRGREVRQASFQGRFRSAPFTANIARGERGAPVLNVDSADAGATLRFVDIYRRMYGGRLLLNVSMNDGPQAGAVNVRNFALRNEPALSSIMAQGPASSEVTDTRGRRRVVQGQGSEVTFDRMRANFVRTGSRVDFTDAAISNAAMGFTLSGYLDTGRERTDINGTFVPLYGLNNVVAQVPLFGPLLAGGHNEGLFAVNFRVAGKLGAPDVSVNPLSAVAPGFLRKLFSAGGGPDAFADGVQAAPMER, from the coding sequence ATGGTTGAGGATACGGCCCAGGGACTTCGACCGAAGCCGCCGGCCCGTGGCTGGGGCGGCGTGTGCCTCCTCACCGCGCTCTCCCTCGTCTTCGTCCTCGGCCTCGGAATCGGCGTCGCCCTGCTGCGTCTGACCTACGGCCCCTTGCGGATCGACGGCCTCTCCTCCCAGGTCGCCTCCGCGATCGCCGACCGGATCGGGCCCGGCTGGACCATCACCCTGCGCGACTCGGCGCTCGAGCTCGACAGCGAGCGTTCGCTGGCACTGCGCGTCGCCGGCCTCGACATCCGCAACCCGCAGGGCGCGCTGGTCGTGCGGGCGCCGCTCGCCGTCGTCAGCCTCGACACCTGGAGCCTGATGCGTCTGGCGGTGCAGCCGCGCTCAATCGAGTTTCGGGACCTGCAGATGACGGCGCTCGTCCACCGGGACGGCTCGATCGCCTTCGCGGCCTCGGAGCCCGCCCATCCTGGCGAGGCCAAGCCCCACACGCTGCCGAGCGTCGACCCGGCCCGCGGCACGGTGTCGCCGATCTCGGCGGCGGTCGCCTCGATCTTCGGCGTGGTGCTCGATTCCGCCGGGATCGTCGGCGCCCTCGACCGGGCGCGCATCACCAATGCCCGCCTCACCCTCGTCGACGACGATGCCCGCGAGCGCGCGGTCTTCGAGCGCGTCAACGGCCTGTTCGGCCGCGACGCCGCGCAGGAGGCGCGCATCTTCGAACTGCGCATCGACGGGCCGCACGGCGAGTGGCGCTTCGGCGGCAACCTGCGTGAGGCGGGCGGCACGAAGCGCACCGGCATCATCACCCTCGACGATCTCCCGGTGACGGACCTGCTGCTGCTCTCGGGCCAGTCGCGCCTGCCGATCACCACCGACCTGAAGCTCTCGGCCAAGGCCGACGTCGCCCTCGACGGGGGCCGCATCGAGGCCATGAAGGCGACCCTGCGCACCAGCGACGGCAGCTTCCTGATCGAAGAGAAGGATTTCAACCCGGTCACGATCGAGACCCTGCAGGCGAGCGCCAGCTGGGACGAGGCGAACCGCGCGCTGAAGCTCGACGCGCTCGACTATGCGGGCGCCGGCAACGCCGTGCGTCTCACCGGCGCCTGGACCGAGAGCCCGCCCGGCGCCGACACGGCCTGGACGGCGACCGTGTCCGGCCGCGACGCCGTGCTGCGCGGCGCGAGCGCCGCCGACAAGCCCGTGCGGATCGCAACCCTCGACGCCCGCCTCTCGGGCCGGTCCGGCGGCATCGCGATCGACGACCTCGCGATGGCGGGCGAGACCTTTGGCGGCCGAATCACGGGCACGATCGGCACGAGCGGAGACGACGACGGGCTGACGCTGCATGTGACGGCCTCGAACGCAGACGTACGCACCGCCCTGCGGCTGTGGCCGGAGCATATCGCGCCCCCGACCCGCAATTACCTGTCGGACGAGCTGAGGGGCGGCCGGGTCGACAGCGTGGACATCACGGTGGACATGTCCGCGGCCGAACTCGCCGCAGCCACCAAGGGCGACCCGATGCCCGACAACGCGGTGCGGATCGCCTTCGGCGTCTCGGACGCCACGCTCAACGTCTCGGCGGACGCGCCGCCCCTGACGAAGGGCCGGGTCAGCGGCGTGATCACGGGTCGCACAACCACGATCCGCGGCGTCACCGCCGACATCCGTGTGAGCGACGGGCGCAGCCTCGCCATCACGGACGGGAGCTTCGTGATCCCCGAGATCACGCCGGACAAGGTGGTGGCGCAGATCGGCTTCCACCTCGGCGGCGGCGCCGACGCGCTGGCGGCCCTCCTCCAGACCAAGATGTTCCGGAGCCTCACCAATTCCGACCTCGACCCGGCGACGGTGCGCGGCAACGCCGATCTGCGCGTCGACTTCCCGCTGAACCTCAAGCACCTGCCCGACCTCGTCGACCTGCCTGTGACCCTGAGCGGGACGCTCACCGATCTCACGGTCGACAAGGTGTTCGGCAAGGAGAAGCTGGAGAACGGCAAGTTCGCGGTGGGCTACGATCGCGGCGGCTTCTCCCTCAAGGGCGACGGCCGCATCGTCGGGTCGCCCATCACCGTCGATCTGCGCCAGCCGAAGGCCGGCGGCGTCGGCGAGGTCCTGGTGAGCCTGACCCTCGACGAGGCCCTGCGGGTGCGCAAGGGGCTGCCGGGCGCGCCCCAGCTCACCGGGCCGATCGCCGTCCGGGCAGTGGTGCCGCTCGGCCGGACGGGGCCCGGCAAGAGCCCGGTTCGGGTCGAGGCCGACCTCTCACGCGCCGGTATCGACGGACTGGTGCCGGGCTTCGTGAAGCCCGCCGGCAAGCCCGGGCGCCTGTCCTTCAACCTGATCGACAATGGGCCGGAGCGCCCGACCGACCTGCGGGACATCGTCCTCGACGCGGCCCCGGCGAGCGCCCGCGGCACCGCGACCTTGAGCGCGGATGGCGGGATCGAGCGGGCGGACTTCACGACACTCAAGCTCTCGCCCGGCGACGAGATGCGCGTCAGCGTCGAGCGCGGCGGGGGTGGCTACCGCCTCAGCGTGAAGGGAGCGGTCGCCGACGCGCGGCCCTTCCTGCGCTCGCTGACGGGGCCCGATACCAAGACGCCGAAGGATGCGAGCCCGAAGGAGATCGAGGCTGATCTCGCCCTCAACATCCTGACGGGGTTCAACGAGGAGGCGCTGACGAACGCGAGCCTCAAGCTCTCGCTTCGCGGGCGTGAGGTGCGGCAGGCGAGCTTCCAGGGCCGCTTCCGCTCGGCGCCCTTCACCGCCAACATCGCCCGCGGCGAGCGCGGAGCACCGGTGCTCAACGTCGATTCGGCCGATGCGGGCGCGACGCTGCGCTTCGTCGACATCTACCGCCGGATGTATGGCGGCCGCCTCCTCCTCAACGTGTCGATGAATGACGGTCCGCAGGCCGGAGCGGTCAACGTCCGCAACTTCGCCCTGCGCAACGAGCCGGCCCTGTCGAGCATCATGGCGCAGGGACCGGCGAGCAGCGAGGTCACGGATACCCGCGGGCGCCGCCGCGTCGTGCAGGGCCAGGGCAGCGAGGTCACCTTCGACAGGATGCGGGCGAACTTCGTGCGCACCGGCAGCCGGGTCGATTTCACGGACGCGGCGATCTCAAACGCGGCGATGGGCTTCACGCTCAGCGGCTACCTCGACACGGGACGCGAGCGCACCGACATCAACGGCACCTTCGTGCCGCTCTACGGGCTCAACAACGTGGTGGCGCAGGTGCCCCTGTTCGGCCCACTGCTCGCGGGCGGCCACAACGAGGGGCTGTTCGCGGTGAATTTTCGCGTGGCCGGCAAGCTCGGCGCGCCCGACGTGAGCGTGAACCCCCTCTCGGCGGTGGCGCCGGGCTTCCTGCGCAAGCTCTTCAGCGCCGGCGGCGGGCCCGACGCCTTCGCGGACGGCGTCCAGGCCGCGCCGATGGAGCGCTAA
- the tyrS gene encoding tyrosine--tRNA ligase — translation MTTAPDEFSPKSDFLRILTERGYIHQASDLAGIDAAAREGRLTTYVGYDCTAASLHVGHLLSIMMLHWLQATGGRPIALMGGGTTRVGDPSGRDEARKILTLEQIEENKEGIKKTFSRFLSFGEDGNGARMVDNAEWLTKLNYIEMLRDIGRHFSVNRMMSMDSVRMRLERDQELSFLEFNYMILQSYDFVELNRRYGCILQMGGSDQWGNIVNGIDLGRRLGTPQLYGLTCPLLTTASGAKMGKTAAGAVWLDAGFLSPYDYWQFWRNTEDADVARFLKLFTLLPMDEIARLSALAGAEINEAKKVLATEATALMHGREAADAAAETARKTFVEGSLAADLPTVAVSRDLLAAGLGVLTAFGPEHAKLVPSTSEARRQIKNGGLRVNDVAVTDERAVLRESDLTGDGVIKLSFGRKKHVLLRVG, via the coding sequence ATGACCACCGCCCCCGACGAATTCAGCCCGAAATCCGACTTCCTGCGGATCCTCACCGAGCGCGGCTACATCCACCAGGCCTCGGACCTCGCCGGCATCGATGCGGCGGCCCGGGAGGGGCGGCTCACGACCTATGTGGGATACGATTGCACGGCGGCCTCGCTCCATGTCGGCCACCTGCTCTCGATCATGATGCTGCACTGGCTGCAGGCCACCGGCGGCAGGCCGATCGCGCTGATGGGCGGGGGCACCACCCGCGTCGGCGACCCCTCGGGGCGCGACGAGGCCCGCAAGATCCTGACGCTGGAGCAGATCGAGGAGAACAAGGAAGGCATCAAGAAGACCTTCTCGCGCTTCCTCAGCTTCGGCGAGGACGGCAACGGCGCCCGCATGGTGGACAACGCGGAGTGGCTGACGAAGCTCAACTACATCGAGATGCTGCGCGATATCGGGCGGCACTTCTCGGTCAACCGCATGATGTCGATGGACAGCGTGCGGATGCGGCTGGAGCGCGACCAGGAACTCTCGTTCCTGGAGTTCAACTACATGATCCTCCAGTCCTACGATTTCGTGGAGCTGAACCGCCGCTACGGCTGCATCCTGCAGATGGGCGGCTCGGACCAGTGGGGCAACATCGTCAACGGCATCGACCTCGGCCGCCGGCTCGGTACGCCGCAGCTCTACGGGCTGACCTGCCCGCTGCTGACGACGGCGTCGGGCGCCAAGATGGGCAAGACCGCCGCCGGCGCCGTCTGGCTCGATGCCGGGTTTCTCTCGCCCTACGATTACTGGCAGTTCTGGCGGAACACCGAGGATGCCGACGTCGCCCGCTTCCTCAAGCTCTTCACCCTCCTGCCGATGGACGAGATTGCGCGGCTCTCCGCGCTCGCCGGCGCCGAGATCAACGAGGCCAAGAAGGTGCTCGCCACCGAGGCGACCGCCCTCATGCACGGGCGCGAGGCGGCGGACGCCGCGGCCGAGACCGCGCGCAAGACCTTCGTGGAGGGCAGCCTCGCCGCCGATCTGCCGACCGTCGCCGTCTCGCGGGATCTCCTCGCGGCCGGCCTCGGCGTCCTCACCGCCTTCGGGCCGGAGCACGCCAAGCTCGTGCCCTCGACGAGCGAGGCCCGCCGCCAGATCAAGAATGGCGGCCTGCGGGTGAACGACGTCGCCGTCACCGACGAGCGCGCGGTGCTGCGCGAGAGCGACCTCACGGGCGACGGCGTGATCAAGCTCTCGTTCGGGCGGAAGAAGCACGTCCTGCTGCGGGTGGGCTGA
- a CDS encoding anhydro-N-acetylmuramic acid kinase — MAMMRAIGLMSGTSLDGVDVALIETDGERVNVVKGHNNFLEPLGPTGYRGYADEEKALLRAATKDAESVVAPEDRPGCLPEAEAFVTRAHAEAVEQFLAENGLSTADIDVIGFHGQTVIHRPDHRISIQIGDGQALARRLGIPVVSDLRRADIEAGGQGAPLVPIFHKALAEASGFEGPFGILNIGGVANATLIDAKGGIIAFDTGPGNALIDEWMQERENKNLDDGGRTAARGRPDESLLAWLLMHPFFVRKPPKSLDRNWFSHKLAGQLSTEDGAATLTAFTARAVARALDHAPEVPTRWIVAGGGARNGELVRLLHYHLRTEITTADAIGWSSAYLEAQAFAHLAVRSLKGLPITFPSTTGVREAISGGVLAQP, encoded by the coding sequence ATGGCGATGATGCGCGCGATCGGGCTGATGAGCGGCACCTCCCTCGACGGCGTCGACGTCGCGCTCATCGAGACGGACGGCGAACGGGTCAACGTCGTCAAGGGCCACAACAACTTCCTGGAGCCGCTCGGCCCGACGGGCTACCGCGGCTACGCCGATGAGGAGAAGGCGCTCCTGCGCGCCGCCACCAAGGATGCGGAGAGCGTGGTGGCACCGGAGGACCGCCCGGGCTGCCTGCCGGAGGCGGAAGCTTTCGTCACGCGGGCTCATGCCGAGGCGGTGGAGCAATTCCTCGCGGAGAACGGTCTCTCGACCGCCGACATCGACGTCATCGGCTTCCACGGGCAGACCGTGATCCACCGGCCCGACCACCGCATCAGCATCCAGATCGGCGACGGGCAGGCGCTGGCGCGCCGGCTCGGCATTCCGGTCGTCTCGGACCTGCGACGCGCCGACATCGAGGCGGGTGGGCAGGGGGCGCCGCTCGTCCCGATCTTCCACAAGGCGCTCGCCGAGGCTTCGGGTTTCGAAGGGCCCTTCGGCATCCTCAACATCGGCGGCGTGGCGAACGCGACCCTGATCGACGCGAAGGGCGGTATCATCGCCTTCGACACCGGGCCCGGCAACGCGCTCATCGACGAGTGGATGCAGGAGCGCGAGAATAAGAACCTCGACGACGGCGGCCGCACCGCCGCTCGCGGCCGGCCGGACGAGTCGCTCCTCGCCTGGCTCCTGATGCACCCGTTCTTCGTGAGGAAGCCCCCGAAATCGCTCGACCGGAACTGGTTCTCGCACAAGCTCGCCGGCCAGCTCTCGACCGAGGACGGGGCGGCGACGCTCACCGCCTTCACCGCTCGGGCGGTGGCGCGCGCGCTGGACCACGCCCCGGAGGTCCCGACCCGCTGGATCGTGGCCGGCGGCGGCGCCCGCAACGGCGAGTTGGTGCGCCTCCTGCACTACCATCTGCGCACCGAGATCACGACCGCCGACGCGATCGGCTGGTCCTCGGCCTATCTCGAGGCGCAGGCCTTCGCCCATCTTGCGGTGCGCTCCCTGAAGGGGCTGCCCATCACCTTCCCGTCGACCACGGGCGTGCGCGAGGCGATCAGCGGGGGCGTGCTGGCGCAGCCGTGA